DNA sequence from the Pseudodesulfovibrio sp. S3 genome:
AGAGACCGCTTATGACGATGCAGCTCCGCAAAGATGTTGGCCTTGCCACGCAGGACTTCAGGCTCAACCGGCTTGAACAGATAGTCCACCGCACCGAGTTCATAACCGCGGAACACATGCTTCTGTTCCTTGCTGATGGCAGTGATGAAAATAATCGGTATATCTCTGCTGGTTTCGGACTGTCTCAATCGCTCCGCCAACTCAAAACCGTCCATACCCGGCATCATGACGTCAAGAAGAGCAAAGGCGAAGTCATGATCCGGCAAATACTTCAACGCCTCGAAACCGGACGAAGCAGACACCAGATTGATGTCTTGGTCCTTGAGTATACCCTCGATCAATCTAATATTGATCCGCTCGTCATCAACGACGAGAACATCAACTATTTCAATCATTTCATTCCCTTATTGTCCGCTCGTCAGCATTTTTCGTCTATAGTTGATGGCATACCATATCTGACAATTTCAGAGAACTGCGTTATAATTTCCGTTTATTTGCAGGATATTAGTTTGGAAAAAACAACTCATCAGGGTACAAGGAACTGCTGTTTGACAACCGTGTTAAAATCTCAATATAGCCCCCTCCTAAGCACATGACACAGGAGTAATATAATGACTGACAAAATAAAACAATTCAAGAATGTTCTGGATCAACATCACCAATGGCCCTGCCCTTATGTATATAAATTTATCGTCCCAACTGAAAACATGGATCAATTGAGGGCGCTTTTCCCCGACGAAAAAATCGATACCCGCAAATCAAGGACAGGCAAATATACAAGCGTAAGCCTCGAATCCACCATGTGTTCTTCCGATGAAGTAATGGCTGTTTATGAAAAAGCATCGCAGGTTCCTGGCCTTATGTCCCTTTAGTTGGGCTGCAAACCTTTACACACTTCCAAGGCGGACTTATAATTTTTAATGTGATCAAATCACACTTGTGACGACTGTTCATATATAATTATTCATTTTGGAGATAACATGTGGGAATATACCGATAAAGTTAAAGATCATTTTCTGAATCCCCGTAACGTTGGCACCATCGAAGACGCCGATGGCGTGGGCGAGGTGGGTTCACTGGCCTGCGGAGATGCCCTGACATTATATATCAAAGTGGATGGCAAAGGCATTATCACCGATGCCAAATTCCAGACTTTCGGCTGCGCAAGCGCCATTGCCTCAAGCTCTGCCTTGACGGAGTTGCTGATCGGCAAGCCCCTTGAAGAGGCTGAGAAGCTGACCAACAAGGACATTGCCGAATATCTCGGTGGTCTGCCCCGCGAAAAAATGCACTGTTCCGTCATGGGCCAGGAAGCCCTTGAGCAAGCCATAAAAAACATGCGTGGTGAAGCCCCGTCCAAGGCGGAACATTCCCACGAGGGTGAACTCATCTGCGAATGCTTCGGCATTTTTGACGAAGAAATCCTGCGTGCCATCAAGGAAAACGACCTCCAGACCGTGGAGGACGTAACCCATTTCACCAAGGCTGGCGGTGGTTGCGGCAAGTGCATCGATGACCTGGAAAGACTCCTGGCAGAGGCCCACGGCGGGACCGTCTGCAAGACTCCTTCGGCCCGGCCCGCCTTCCCGGCAGAAGGCATGACCAACATCCAGCGTATGCATCTCATCGAATCCGTCATCGATACCGACATCCGCCCCAAACTTCAGGCTGACGGCGGCAATATCCAGTTGGTGGACATCGACCGGAACTCGGTTCTCGTCAAATTCATGGGCATGTGCTCGGGCTGCCCGTCCAGCCAGGCTACCTTGCAAAACCTGGTGGAAGCTACGCTCAAGGAAAAGGTCGACCCAGAACTGCAGGTCCGGGAGGGCTAACCATGAAAACCATTTACCTGGACAATAACGCCACCACACAGGTGGACCCGGTCGTCTTTGAGACCATGCAACCATTTTTCACGGAGTTGTACGGCAACCCCTCCTCCATGCACCGCTTCGGCGGGCAGGTGGGCGCCAAACTGAAAGAGGCCCGTGCATCCGTTGCCGCCATTCTGGGCTGTGAACCAAGTGAAATCATCTTTACCTCCTGCGGCTCGGAATCGGACAATACGGCCATCAGATCCGCCCTGAACGCACAGCCGGACAAGAGGCACATCATCACCTCCGCCGTGGAGCACCCGGCCGTCTTGAGCTTTTGCAAATTCCTCGAAAAGAAAGAAGGATACGACGTCACGTATCTCGGCACCGACGAGTACGGTCGGCTCAATCTCGAAGAATACGAGGCAGCCTTCAGGCCTGACACTGCCATTGTCTCGATCATGTGGGCCAACAATGAGACCGGAAACATCTATCCCATTGGAAAAATGGCCCAAACAGCCAAACAAAACGGCGTATTTTTCCACACCGACGCGGTCCAGGCAGTGGGCAAGGTTCCCATTGACCTGAAAAGCGTTCCGGTTGACATGCTCTCCTTGTCCGGTCACAAACTGCACGCTCCCAAAGGCGTAGGCGCGTTGTTCGTCCGAAAGAAACTTCCTTTCCGCCCCCTGCTCATCGGCGGGCACCAGGAAGGAAGCCGCCGTGCGGGTACGGAAAACACCACGGGCATCATCGCCCTGGGCAAGGCGTGCGAACTGGCTCTGGCGCACATGGACGAGGAAAACACCGAGGTCCGCAGGCTGCGAGACAAATTGGAAACCGGACTGCTCAACGCCATTCCGGACAGCATCCTGAACGGCGACAGGGACAACCGGCTCCCCAACACGTCCAACATTTCCTTCGGCTATGTGGAAGGAGAAGCCATCCTCCTGATGATGGACCAGTTGGGCATCGCGGCCAGTTCAGGCTCCGCCTGTACCTCCGGCAGTCTGGAACCGTCGCACGTCCTGCGTGCCATGGGCGTTCCCTTCACCTTTGCTCACGGCTCCATCCGTTTCAGCCTGAGCAGATTCAATACCGAAGAGGAAGTGGATTTCGTCATTGAAACCCTGCCGGCCATCATCAAGAATCTGCGTAAACTCTCGCCCTTTTCGGCAGAAAAAAGCGCCCCGGCCTGCACCAAGAGCTTTTCGGAGTAACCATGAGAATAGCTAATGACATGACGGAGCTCATCGGGAAAACACCGATGGTTCGTCTGAACAAGCTCTCCCAGGGGCTTGAAGCCACTGTGGTGGCCAAACTGGAGTTCAACAACCCCTGTGCCTCGGTCAAGGATCGTATCGCCAGGAGCATGATCGAAACGGCCCTGAAAAACGGCACCATCACCCCGGACACGGTCTTGGTGGAACCGACCAGCGGCAACACCGGGGTCGGACTGGCCTTTGTCTGTGCGGTCAAGGGACTGCGTCTCATCCTGACCATGCCCGAAAGCATGAGCATGGAGCGACGCAAGCTGCTCAAGGGCTTTGGTGCCAACCTGGTTCTTACCCCTGCCGCTGAAGGCATGAAGGGGGCCATCGCCAGAGCCGAACAGATTGTTCGTGAAACGGAGAACGCGTTCATGCCCATGCAGTTTGCCAACCCGGCCAACCCAGACGCACACCGCAAGACCACGGCCCTTGAAATTTGGGACGACACGGACGGCGAAGTGGATATCTTTGTGGCAGGTGTTGGTACCGGCGGCACCGTCACCGGCGTAGGTGAAGTACTCAAGGACAGGAAACCCGGACTCCGGGTGGTGGCGGTGGAACCCAAAGACTCACCAGTCCTGTCCGGCGGAAAACCGGGACCGCACATGATCCAGGGCATCGGGGCAGGCTTTGTGCCCGACGCTCTGAACGTCGATATCTTAGATGAAATCATTCAAATCGACAATGAAACCGCCCTGGAAACCGCCAAGCAGATGATCCGGCAGGAAGGAATTCTATGCGGCATTTCCTCCGGTGCCAACTGCGCCGCAGCCATGGAACTGGCAAAACGCAAGGAAAACGCGGGCAAGGTGATCGTCTTCATCGTCTGCGACACCGGTGAACGCTATCTCAGCACCCCGCTCTTCGATTGAGGTACCCGGCATGACAGATAATGATTACACCCTGGCTGACGTGGTGGCCCTGCTCGTGGAATCCGGCGACAACGGCTCGACTTCGCATCGGTATTCGGAAGATGCACCAATGCCGTCCGTGGAAACCCTGTCGGAAATAGTGGAAAGTCTTCGCTGCGTTCTTTTTCCGGGCTATTTCGGTCCTTCCGAGATCACCCCGGACACAATGCCCTACTACATTGGTTCCACCCTGGACCAGATGGTGCGCAAACTGGCCGATCAGATCAACCGAGGCTATTGCTTCGTCTGCAAAGCGACCACCACGGAACAGTGTAAGGACTGCGAACAGAAAGCCAAGCGCATAGCCCGTGAATTCATCACGAAACTGCCTCAAATCCGGCACTATCTCCTGGCGGATGTGGAGGCGGCCTACAACGGCGATCCCGCAGCCAAGACCCACGGAGAAACCATATTCTGCTACCCCTCCATCCGGGCGCTGACCAATCATCGAATCGCCCATGAACTCTATCGGCTCGGCGTGGACATCATCCCTCGGATCATCGGGGAAATGGCCCACTCCGATACGGGCATCGACATCCACCCGGGAGCGACCATAGGCAAAAGCTTTTTCATCGACCACGGCACAGGTACCGTGATCGGCGAAACCTGCATCATCGGAAGCAACGTCCGCGTCTACCAGGGCGTGACCCTGGGGGCAAAAAGCTTCCCCAAAGGGGATGATGAGCGGCTGATCAAGGGGCTGCCAAGACATCCCATCGTGGAGGATGATGTGATTATCTATGCAGGAGCGACAATCCTCGGGCGCGTCACCATCGGCAAAGAGGCTGTCATAGGCGGTAACATCTGGATCACTCGCGACGTCCCGCCAGGGGCGCACATCGTGCAATCCCGCGCCGTGCAACAGTCTTTCGAACAAGGTGGCGGCATCTAATAGTATAAAAAAATGGAGCAAAGACACATCCTTGCTCCATTTTCATAATCAAAAGCTTTAAGTTTTACTCCAACTCCTTCACCAGAACTGAAAGACTCTGTCCTGTGGGCGTCTTGGCGCTGGGGTCCAAAGCCAAAAGCTCCTTCCACACCTTGAGTGCAGACGCCTTGTCGTTCAGATCATGCAGATACACGATACCCATGTTAAACCTCGAGGTAACGTGCTTGCTGTCCAGGGACGCGGCATGGCCAAAGGCATCGACAGCCTTTTCGAACTGCTTAGTCTGCCTGTACATGACGCCCAGATCAGACCAGACATCAACCAGCATCGGCTTGAGTTCCAGAGCGCGCTCATAGGCATTGACCGCCCTGGCAGGCAAGTTGTGATCAAAACAGAAATTGCCAAGCTTTACCCATAAATCCGCATTGGTCGGATCGGCTGCGGCCGCATTTTCCATACTGGCCAAAGCGACCGGATCAGCCGTATGCGGCACGCCGCCCTCCTGCACCGGCTGCGATTCGATATCGGCTCGCTGTTGATTCTGTCCGATATACAGCATGGTTATGGCGTTCCCGATGAAGGCACCGACCAACAAGGCCAAGACCACCAACAGAATGACTGATTTTTTCTTGATATATTGATCTTTTATGTCTTCCAATTCTCGTTCTCTCTTATGTACTCCCATATCACCTCCTGGATCATTGGTTGCAACAAAAATGACACATTCAGTCCGTTGCCACCAAAGCATGTTTCCGACACAGTGTAAACAATGTGCAATCATCCTCAAAAGCCGTGCAATGCTTGACTTCCGAGCCGTGTTATACCAATCTACGCCGTCTCATTTGAACGCATACTTTGATATAAAGAAATATACGGTTCCCGGAGGACTTGAAAACCCATGAGCGACTATAAGAAAACTTTGCTCCTGCCCCAGACCAAATTCCCCATGAAGGCCAACCTCAAACAGCGCGAGCCCGAGATGCTCAAGTTTTGGGAACAAATCAAGGCCTATGACATGATGATCGCCGCCGGAAACCCCGAAGACCGGTACGTTCTGCATGACGGTCCTCCCTATGCCAACGGCCACATTCACATGGGCACGGCCCTGAACAAGGTTCTCAAGGATATCGTGGTCAAATCCCGGAACATGCAGGGACAGAAGGCCGAATACGTGCCCGGCTGGGACTGCCATGGCCTGCCTATTGAGCACAAAGTCGAACAGGAACTCAAGAAAAAGGACAAGGAACTCGACACCTTGACCATCCGCAAGATCTGCCGGTCCTACGCTGCGAAATGGCTGGACACCCAGCGCAGTGAATTCAAGCGGCTCGGCGTTTTCGGCGTGTGGGATAATCCCTACATGACCATGAAGCCCGAATATGAGGCGGCTACCGCCCGCGAATTGGGCCGATTCATGGAACGCGACGGCGTGGTACGCGGCAAGAAGCCCATCTACTGGTGCTGCGACTGCCGCACTGCCCTGGCCGAAGCCGAGGTGGAATACGAGGACCACAGCTCCCCGTCCATCTATGTCCGCTTCCCCATGGCTGACCAGAATTTCAAGAAAATAAGCGAGATCGACGTATCCAAACTGTTCATCCTCATCTGGACCACCACCCCCTGGACCATCCCGGATAACATGGGCGTGGCCGTTCATCCCGATTTCGACTACGTGCTGGTGGAGGCCAAGGGCGACTTCTACATACTGGCAGAAGGACTACTCGAGGATTGCGCCGGAAGGTTCGGATGGGATGCACCCAGGATTCTGACCACCTTCCGAGGTGCCGAACTTGAAGGGCTGAAGGCCAAACATCCTATATATGACCGCGAATCCGCCGTGGTTCTGGCCGATTACGTCACCCTGGAGACCGGCACCGGCTGTGTACACACCGCGCCCGGCCACGGTCGAGAAGATTTCGAAACCGGCCTCAAGTACGGCCTGGAAATCTATTCCCCCATGAACGATCGGGGCGAATTCACTCAGGAAGTGGAACACTTCGCCGGCCTGAACGTCTGGGACGCCAACCCCAAGGTCATCGAGAAACTGACCGAAATCGGCAACCTGATGGCCTCCGAAAAGATTTCCCATTCCTACCCGCATTGTTGGCGTTGCAAGAAACCGGTCATCTTCCGGGCCACGACCCAGTGGTTCATCGGCATGGACGAAAACGACCTGCGCCAACGGGCCTTGAACGCCATCCGCAACGATGTCCAGTGGGTCCCGTCCTGGGGCGAGGAGCGCATCTACAACATGGTCGAGAACCGGCCCGACTGGTGCATCTCCCGTCAACGCAACTGGGGCGTTCCCATCTCCGCGCTTATCTGCGAAGATTGCGACGAGACATGGTTCGATGCCCAGTGGGTCTATGACATCTGCGACAAATACGCCAAGCACGAAACCGGTTGCGACTATTGGTTCGAAGCTCCGCTCGAAGAAATCGTTCCCAAGGGACTGACCTGCGCCAAGTGCGGCGGTACTCACTGGAAACGCGAAACCGACATTCTGGACGTCTGGTTCGACTCGGGCACAAGCTATGCCGCCGTGGTGGAGCAGCGCGAAGAGACCCGTTTCCCGGCCGATCTCTACTTGGAAGGGTCCGACCAGCATCGAGGCTGGTTCCACTCTTCCCTGCTCGCCTCCGTGGGCACCCGCGACGTGCCGCCCTACAAGACCGTCCTGACACACGGTTACGTGGTGGACGCCGAAGGCCGCAAGATGTCCAAGTCCATCGGCAACGTCCTCGCGCCGCAGGAAATCATCGACAAATTCGGCGCCGAGATTCTGCGCATGTGGGTCTCTGCCTCCAACTACCAGGAAGACATCCGTATCTCAGATGAGACCCTGAATCGGCTCGTGGACGCCTACAGGCGCATTCGCAACACTTGCCGCTATCTCCTGTCCAACCTCAACGATTTCAACCCGACGGACAGGGTTGCACCGGCAGACATGCTGCCGCTGGACCGCTATGCCCTGGACATGGTTTCCAGACGCCATGCGACGGTTCAGAAAGCCTATGGGAAATTTGAATTCCACAAGGTTTACCACACCTTGCACAACCTGTGCGTGGTCGATCTGTCCGCCTTCTATCTGGATATCATCAAGGATCGGCTGTACGTGGAGGAACAAAACGGCCTCAAACGCCGTTCTGCACAGACCGTGTTGTGGCAGACCCTGCTCATGCTGCTTCAGGACATGGCCCCGGTCCTCTCTTTCACCGCCGAGGAAGCCTTCCAGAATCTGCCTGACGCCATCAAGGGGGCCCTTCCGCAAAGCGAAACGGTATTCGCCCTGCGCTTTACGCCCGATCAAACGAATCTGGATGACACGCAGCGCGCCCGCTGGGAAAAGCTGGCCCTGATTCGTTCCGAGGTGAACAAAGCCATTGAGCCCAAACGAAAGGAAGGCGTCATCGGCAAGTCCCTGGACGCTCAGGTGACACTCTACGCCACCGAGGATATCCGCACTCTGGTTTCCACCGAAGACATTGACCCGCGCGAGTTCTTCATCATTTCGAATCTTGTACTGGACAATGCGGGCAACGCGCCTGCGGACGCCTTCCAGGGTGAAGAAATGGTCAATCTCAAGGTGAGCGTGAAAGCTGCCACCGGCAAGAAATGCGAACGATGCTGGCGCATCTCGGAAGATCTGGGGTCAGACCCGGCTCATCCCGATGCCTGCCCGCGCTGCACGGCTGTCCTGAAAAAACTGGATTAGAAAAATGTTACACAAG
Encoded proteins:
- the ileS gene encoding isoleucine--tRNA ligase yields the protein MSDYKKTLLLPQTKFPMKANLKQREPEMLKFWEQIKAYDMMIAAGNPEDRYVLHDGPPYANGHIHMGTALNKVLKDIVVKSRNMQGQKAEYVPGWDCHGLPIEHKVEQELKKKDKELDTLTIRKICRSYAAKWLDTQRSEFKRLGVFGVWDNPYMTMKPEYEAATARELGRFMERDGVVRGKKPIYWCCDCRTALAEAEVEYEDHSSPSIYVRFPMADQNFKKISEIDVSKLFILIWTTTPWTIPDNMGVAVHPDFDYVLVEAKGDFYILAEGLLEDCAGRFGWDAPRILTTFRGAELEGLKAKHPIYDRESAVVLADYVTLETGTGCVHTAPGHGREDFETGLKYGLEIYSPMNDRGEFTQEVEHFAGLNVWDANPKVIEKLTEIGNLMASEKISHSYPHCWRCKKPVIFRATTQWFIGMDENDLRQRALNAIRNDVQWVPSWGEERIYNMVENRPDWCISRQRNWGVPISALICEDCDETWFDAQWVYDICDKYAKHETGCDYWFEAPLEEIVPKGLTCAKCGGTHWKRETDILDVWFDSGTSYAAVVEQREETRFPADLYLEGSDQHRGWFHSSLLASVGTRDVPPYKTVLTHGYVVDAEGRKMSKSIGNVLAPQEIIDKFGAEILRMWVSASNYQEDIRISDETLNRLVDAYRRIRNTCRYLLSNLNDFNPTDRVAPADMLPLDRYALDMVSRRHATVQKAYGKFEFHKVYHTLHNLCVVDLSAFYLDIIKDRLYVEEQNGLKRRSAQTVLWQTLLMLLQDMAPVLSFTAEEAFQNLPDAIKGALPQSETVFALRFTPDQTNLDDTQRARWEKLALIRSEVNKAIEPKRKEGVIGKSLDAQVTLYATEDIRTLVSTEDIDPREFFIISNLVLDNAGNAPADAFQGEEMVNLKVSVKAATGKKCERCWRISEDLGSDPAHPDACPRCTAVLKKLD
- a CDS encoding DUF493 family protein, translated to MTDKIKQFKNVLDQHHQWPCPYVYKFIVPTENMDQLRALFPDEKIDTRKSRTGKYTSVSLESTMCSSDEVMAVYEKASQVPGLMSL
- the nifU gene encoding Fe-S cluster assembly protein NifU, translating into MWEYTDKVKDHFLNPRNVGTIEDADGVGEVGSLACGDALTLYIKVDGKGIITDAKFQTFGCASAIASSSALTELLIGKPLEEAEKLTNKDIAEYLGGLPREKMHCSVMGQEALEQAIKNMRGEAPSKAEHSHEGELICECFGIFDEEILRAIKENDLQTVEDVTHFTKAGGGCGKCIDDLERLLAEAHGGTVCKTPSARPAFPAEGMTNIQRMHLIESVIDTDIRPKLQADGGNIQLVDIDRNSVLVKFMGMCSGCPSSQATLQNLVEATLKEKVDPELQVREG
- the nifS gene encoding cysteine desulfurase NifS, with the protein product MKTIYLDNNATTQVDPVVFETMQPFFTELYGNPSSMHRFGGQVGAKLKEARASVAAILGCEPSEIIFTSCGSESDNTAIRSALNAQPDKRHIITSAVEHPAVLSFCKFLEKKEGYDVTYLGTDEYGRLNLEEYEAAFRPDTAIVSIMWANNETGNIYPIGKMAQTAKQNGVFFHTDAVQAVGKVPIDLKSVPVDMLSLSGHKLHAPKGVGALFVRKKLPFRPLLIGGHQEGSRRAGTENTTGIIALGKACELALAHMDEENTEVRRLRDKLETGLLNAIPDSILNGDRDNRLPNTSNISFGYVEGEAILLMMDQLGIAASSGSACTSGSLEPSHVLRAMGVPFTFAHGSIRFSLSRFNTEEEVDFVIETLPAIIKNLRKLSPFSAEKSAPACTKSFSE
- a CDS encoding tetratricopeptide repeat protein; the protein is MGVHKRERELEDIKDQYIKKKSVILLVVLALLVGAFIGNAITMLYIGQNQQRADIESQPVQEGGVPHTADPVALASMENAAAADPTNADLWVKLGNFCFDHNLPARAVNAYERALELKPMLVDVWSDLGVMYRQTKQFEKAVDAFGHAASLDSKHVTSRFNMGIVYLHDLNDKASALKVWKELLALDPSAKTPTGQSLSVLVKELE
- the cysK gene encoding cysteine synthase A — translated: MRIANDMTELIGKTPMVRLNKLSQGLEATVVAKLEFNNPCASVKDRIARSMIETALKNGTITPDTVLVEPTSGNTGVGLAFVCAVKGLRLILTMPESMSMERRKLLKGFGANLVLTPAAEGMKGAIARAEQIVRETENAFMPMQFANPANPDAHRKTTALEIWDDTDGEVDIFVAGVGTGGTVTGVGEVLKDRKPGLRVVAVEPKDSPVLSGGKPGPHMIQGIGAGFVPDALNVDILDEIIQIDNETALETAKQMIRQEGILCGISSGANCAAAMELAKRKENAGKVIVFIVCDTGERYLSTPLFD
- the epsC gene encoding serine O-acetyltransferase EpsC → MTDNDYTLADVVALLVESGDNGSTSHRYSEDAPMPSVETLSEIVESLRCVLFPGYFGPSEITPDTMPYYIGSTLDQMVRKLADQINRGYCFVCKATTTEQCKDCEQKAKRIAREFITKLPQIRHYLLADVEAAYNGDPAAKTHGETIFCYPSIRALTNHRIAHELYRLGVDIIPRIIGEMAHSDTGIDIHPGATIGKSFFIDHGTGTVIGETCIIGSNVRVYQGVTLGAKSFPKGDDERLIKGLPRHPIVEDDVIIYAGATILGRVTIGKEAVIGGNIWITRDVPPGAHIVQSRAVQQSFEQGGGI